The proteins below are encoded in one region of Thermosulfurimonas marina:
- a CDS encoding DUF2250 domain-containing protein, translating into MLPWGLLEEEDWRILRDLYALAPDCAKFLSRRLGLDLAETMRRLRRLEALGFLERVQGRFLKKKGLRKAKHMNHTYYELSRPARIFLRGALFEERRKESP; encoded by the coding sequence ATGCTCCCTTGGGGCCTTCTCGAGGAGGAGGACTGGCGCATTCTCCGCGACCTTTACGCCCTGGCCCCGGACTGCGCCAAGTTCCTCTCCCGCAGATTGGGGCTGGATTTGGCCGAGACCATGCGGCGCTTGAGGCGCCTGGAGGCCCTGGGCTTTCTGGAGAGGGTCCAGGGAAGATTCCTTAAAAAGAAGGGGTTGCGCAAGGCCAAACACATGAACCACACTTATTATGAACTTTCACGCCCGGCGCGGATCTTTCTGCGAGGCGCGCTCTTTGAGGAAAGGAGGAAAGAGAGCCCATGA
- a CDS encoding Rho termination factor N-terminal domain-containing protein, with translation MAEEVKEERQAEAPEAQEGGLPPLPKKLEKMTIKELRELALQIPEITGVHGMNKEELISALKKVYGIEEAPRRVGGSMRELKAKIRKFKELAEKARAEKDWERYERYRRLASRFKKRTRKLARAAA, from the coding sequence ATGGCCGAAGAGGTGAAGGAGGAGAGGCAAGCCGAGGCCCCAGAAGCCCAGGAGGGTGGTCTTCCCCCTCTTCCCAAAAAGCTCGAAAAGATGACCATCAAGGAGTTGCGGGAGCTGGCCCTCCAGATCCCGGAAATTACCGGGGTCCACGGCATGAACAAGGAGGAGCTTATTTCCGCCCTCAAGAAGGTCTACGGGATCGAGGAGGCCCCGCGCCGGGTAGGGGGGTCCATGCGAGAGCTCAAGGCCAAGATCCGGAAGTTCAAGGAATTGGCGGAAAAGGCCCGGGCGGAAAAGGACTGGGAGCGGTACGAACGTTATCGGCGGCTAGCCTCCCGTTTCAAAAAGCGCACCCGCAAGCTGGCCCGCGCCGCAGCCTAG
- a CDS encoding phosphoribosylaminoimidazolesuccinocarboxamide synthase, with amino-acid sequence MSTALYKTDFQDLPLASRGKVRDIYDLGDRLLIVATDRISAFDVVLPTPIPDKGRILTQMSLFWFDFLKEIVPNHLLTADPEEFPEILKPYREILAGRSMLVRKARVLPVECIVRGYLTGSALKEYQETGRVCGLPLPPGLREADRLPEPLFTPSTKAEQGEHDVNITFEECARIIGEDLAQKVKEISLFLYRKAAEYAEGRGIIIADTKFEFGLVDGELILVDEVLTPDSSRFWPKEEYEPGRPQKSFDKQFIRDWLKEIGWDQRPPAPEIPPEIVEKTRERYLEALRRLTGKTLE; translated from the coding sequence ATGTCAACCGCCCTCTATAAAACGGATTTCCAGGATCTTCCTCTGGCCTCCCGGGGCAAGGTCCGGGATATTTACGACCTGGGAGACCGGCTCCTCATCGTGGCCACCGACCGCATTTCGGCCTTCGATGTGGTCCTTCCCACCCCCATTCCCGACAAGGGGCGTATCCTCACCCAGATGTCTCTTTTTTGGTTTGATTTCCTGAAAGAAATAGTTCCTAACCACCTCCTTACCGCGGATCCGGAAGAATTCCCGGAAATCTTAAAGCCTTATCGGGAGATCCTGGCCGGACGCAGCATGCTGGTACGCAAGGCCCGGGTGCTTCCGGTGGAGTGCATCGTGCGGGGTTACCTCACCGGCTCGGCCCTGAAGGAATACCAGGAGACCGGCCGGGTCTGTGGCCTCCCCCTCCCCCCGGGTCTGCGCGAGGCCGACCGGCTCCCGGAGCCCCTCTTTACCCCTTCCACCAAGGCCGAGCAGGGAGAACACGATGTGAACATTACCTTTGAGGAATGCGCCCGGATCATCGGCGAAGACTTGGCCCAAAAAGTTAAAGAGATCTCCCTTTTCCTCTACCGGAAGGCGGCGGAATACGCCGAAGGCCGGGGGATCATCATTGCGGACACCAAATTCGAATTCGGGCTGGTGGACGGAGAGCTTATCCTAGTGGACGAGGTCCTGACCCCCGATTCTTCCCGTTTCTGGCCTAAAGAAGAGTACGAGCCCGGGCGTCCGCAAAAAAGCTTTGACAAGCAATTTATCCGGGACTGGCTTAAGGAGATCGGTTGGGACCAAAGACCCCCGGCCCCGGAAATCCCGCCAGAGATCGTAGAAAAGACCCGGGAAAGATACCTGGAAGCCCTACGACGCCTTACCGGAAAGACCCTGGAATAA
- the holA gene encoding DNA polymerase III subunit delta, with protein sequence MPVFAGPHLRRLLELARKGRVAPLYLFCGEAAEAREKAAPLLEILSPEAPLEKLDLSEAPLEAFWEALSSGTLFGPRKVLWVEGGERFPEKEIPRLREALSSGLVTLVLQARELSEEAPLYRLADEIGAVVPLVLRKGPGRFLDLLSERLSAEGRHMDRATAEYFLALVGEDYLHFRQELEKLLLYTAGRKTIEREDVEAVVVPPEEAEIFRLAETALLKGPEDARRLLRRLLDRGESPVLILGHLAAYFKRLWLLNFLAQEVPELGALRRYEDFRQRLEKAVRDRWEHPPRVLRVHPYALFRMRALARKLPREFFPAAFSALYALDLAIKRDFQAPERAFFQFFLTLYRLRPGTPFPESRPGAGVFGKARSGP encoded by the coding sequence ATGCCCGTTTTTGCCGGTCCCCACCTTCGGCGGCTCCTGGAGTTGGCCCGGAAGGGTCGCGTGGCTCCGCTTTATCTCTTTTGCGGGGAGGCGGCCGAGGCCCGGGAAAAGGCCGCTCCCCTCCTGGAGATCCTCTCTCCGGAGGCCCCGCTGGAAAAGTTGGACCTTTCCGAGGCCCCTCTGGAGGCCTTCTGGGAGGCCCTTTCCTCGGGGACCCTTTTTGGTCCCCGAAAGGTCCTCTGGGTTGAGGGCGGAGAAAGGTTTCCCGAAAAGGAGATCCCCCGTCTGCGAGAGGCCCTTTCTTCGGGACTGGTCACCCTGGTCCTTCAGGCCCGGGAGCTTTCGGAGGAGGCTCCCCTTTACCGGCTGGCTGACGAGATCGGGGCCGTGGTCCCCTTGGTCCTCCGGAAGGGTCCGGGGCGTTTTCTGGATCTTTTGAGCGAAAGACTTTCGGCCGAGGGCCGACACATGGACCGGGCCACCGCGGAATACTTCCTGGCCCTGGTGGGCGAGGATTATCTCCATTTCCGCCAGGAACTGGAGAAACTCCTCCTTTATACCGCGGGGCGCAAGACCATTGAGCGCGAGGACGTGGAGGCGGTGGTGGTCCCTCCCGAGGAGGCGGAGATCTTTCGGCTGGCCGAAACGGCCCTTCTCAAGGGCCCGGAGGACGCCCGGAGGCTTTTAAGGAGGCTTCTTGATCGAGGAGAATCTCCGGTCCTTATTTTGGGACATCTGGCCGCCTACTTCAAGCGGCTCTGGCTCCTGAATTTTTTGGCCCAGGAAGTCCCGGAGCTCGGTGCCCTTCGACGGTACGAAGATTTTCGCCAGAGACTGGAAAAGGCGGTGCGTGATCGCTGGGAACACCCTCCCCGGGTCCTTCGGGTGCACCCCTACGCCCTCTTTCGGATGCGCGCCCTGGCCCGAAAGCTTCCTCGCGAGTTCTTCCCCGCGGCCTTTTCCGCCCTTTATGCCCTGGATCTGGCCATAAAGCGTGATTTTCAGGCCCCGGAAAGGGCCTTTTTCCAGTTCTTCCTCACCCTCTATCGCCTGCGGCCCGGGACTCCTTTTCCAGAAAGTCGGCCAGGCGCCGGAGTCTTCGGGAAAGCTCGCTCCGGTCCTTGA
- a CDS encoding P-loop NTPase, translating into MAERQTKSVLLDQQDRRVREQLSRIRHKIMVMSGKGGVGKSTVAVNLAVGLSLQDFMVGLLDVDLHGPNIPKMLGIRKEKLPRRPDGRLGAIVYSPNLKVLSIEPLLPKEDTAVIWRGPLKISAIKQFIGDIDWGKLDYLVIDAPPGTGDEPLTVAKTIPDAYALVVTTPQEVSLIDVQKSINFCRKVKMRILGLVENLSGFICPHCGKELDIFKRGGGERLAEELGIRFLGRIPVDPRVVAAGDAGKPVVGAYPESVTARAFEELVRNVVAATEEMWREVEEGRYMRVAVPLEGARVARDPAAADLFAVYDVEGGKIRVKDVIKRPEDQDLEAFLKEQVATHLLTPEVSPEWRQRLEEARIRVVTGGSPEMGPDTLMQDFLAGIIR; encoded by the coding sequence ATGGCCGAAAGGCAGACCAAAAGTGTCCTTTTGGATCAGCAAGATCGCCGGGTGCGGGAGCAACTCTCGCGCATCCGGCACAAGATCATGGTCATGTCCGGTAAAGGCGGCGTGGGTAAAAGCACCGTGGCCGTAAATCTGGCCGTGGGCCTTTCCTTACAGGACTTCATGGTGGGGCTTCTCGATGTGGACCTTCACGGCCCCAATATCCCTAAAATGCTGGGGATCCGGAAGGAGAAACTCCCCCGGCGGCCGGACGGGCGCCTGGGGGCCATCGTCTATTCTCCCAATCTCAAGGTCCTTTCCATCGAACCCCTCCTTCCCAAAGAGGACACGGCGGTCATCTGGCGCGGGCCCCTCAAGATCTCGGCCATCAAACAGTTCATCGGAGACATCGATTGGGGGAAACTTGACTATCTGGTCATCGACGCCCCGCCGGGCACCGGGGACGAACCCCTTACCGTGGCCAAGACCATTCCCGACGCCTACGCCCTGGTGGTAACCACTCCCCAGGAGGTCTCCCTTATTGACGTCCAGAAATCCATCAACTTCTGCCGCAAGGTAAAGATGCGCATCCTGGGGCTGGTAGAAAACCTGAGCGGTTTCATCTGTCCCCACTGCGGAAAGGAACTGGATATCTTCAAGCGGGGAGGCGGGGAGCGGCTGGCCGAGGAGCTGGGCATCCGCTTTCTGGGACGCATCCCGGTGGATCCCCGGGTGGTGGCCGCCGGAGATGCCGGAAAGCCAGTCGTGGGGGCCTATCCGGAGTCGGTCACGGCCCGGGCCTTCGAGGAGTTGGTGCGCAACGTGGTAGCGGCCACGGAGGAGATGTGGCGGGAGGTGGAGGAAGGGCGCTACATGCGGGTGGCCGTTCCTCTGGAGGGAGCTCGGGTGGCCCGGGACCCAGCGGCGGCCGATCTTTTTGCGGTCTATGATGTGGAGGGAGGAAAGATCCGGGTCAAAGACGTGATCAAGCGTCCGGAAGACCAGGATCTCGAGGCCTTCCTGAAGGAGCAGGTGGCCACCCATCTTCTGACCCCGGAGGTCTCTCCGGAATGGAGACAGCGCCTGGAAGAGGCCCGTATCCGGGTGGTCACCGGGGGCTCTCCCGAAATGGGGCCGGATACCCTGATGCAGGACTTCTTGGCGGGAATCATCCGCTAA
- a CDS encoding ParB/RepB/Spo0J family partition protein has product MELLQVKLSEIDLSSRTFVFSFPPRGDLLRESLRRVGLIEPPVITEHEGRFLPVAGEGRLLALRDLGAERAPVLLARGLSPLKAQEQALESNLFRDLNPVEKAEALARFSRYLSPEEAASKVLPRLGFSAEARWYFLLLRLSEAPRELKEAVAQRGLPLKVAERLLRFPPEALVRTLGLLERLRFTVSEAREVTEGLLDLSRKEDRPLTELLEEFEAFSSRDAFLKAFRGRLRPHLFRREEETRRLREALLSQGARLESPPAFERDEHHLIIPFKDRSELSRRLRRLADFLEKESRAAGDRG; this is encoded by the coding sequence ATGGAACTCTTGCAAGTTAAGCTTTCGGAAATCGATCTTTCCTCCCGAACCTTCGTCTTTTCTTTTCCTCCCCGGGGGGATCTCCTTCGGGAAAGCCTCCGGCGGGTGGGGCTCATCGAGCCCCCGGTGATAACCGAACATGAAGGGCGATTTCTTCCGGTGGCGGGCGAAGGGCGCCTCCTGGCCCTGAGGGACCTGGGGGCGGAAAGGGCCCCGGTTCTTTTAGCCCGAGGACTTTCCCCTCTCAAGGCCCAGGAGCAGGCCCTGGAGAGCAACCTCTTTCGGGACCTCAATCCCGTAGAAAAGGCCGAGGCCCTGGCCCGATTTTCCCGCTATCTTTCCCCGGAGGAGGCTGCAAGCAAGGTCCTCCCGCGTCTCGGCTTTTCCGCCGAGGCCCGGTGGTACTTTCTCCTTCTGCGGCTTTCCGAGGCCCCGCGGGAGTTAAAGGAAGCCGTGGCCCAACGAGGGCTCCCCCTCAAGGTGGCCGAACGCCTCCTGCGCTTTCCCCCGGAAGCCCTGGTCCGGACCCTGGGCCTTCTGGAAAGGCTGAGGTTTACGGTCTCCGAGGCCCGGGAGGTGACCGAAGGGCTGCTTGATCTCTCTCGAAAAGAGGATCGGCCTCTTACGGAATTGCTGGAAGAATTTGAGGCCTTTTCTTCCAGGGACGCCTTCCTAAAGGCCTTTCGGGGAAGGTTGAGACCCCATCTTTTCCGCAGGGAAGAAGAGACTCGCCGACTGCGAGAGGCCCTGCTTTCTCAAGGAGCCCGACTGGAAAGCCCTCCAGCCTTTGAAAGGGACGAACACCACCTGATAATCCCCTTCAAGGACCGGAGCGAGCTTTCCCGAAGACTCCGGCGCCTGGCCGACTTTCTGGAAAAGGAGTCCCGGGCCGCAGGCGATAGAGGGTGA
- a CDS encoding DsrE family protein — MEYRLVLHVPESQRFEVALKVARNFVKAMAGEPHTARILVNAEGITILKRFSEVEDLYREARKEGVEVYFCENAMRAFDIPRELLPEGARTVPAGIKALVEWQNQGMAYVRA, encoded by the coding sequence ATGGAATACCGTCTGGTCCTGCATGTTCCGGAATCCCAGCGCTTTGAGGTGGCCCTCAAGGTGGCCCGTAATTTCGTAAAGGCCATGGCCGGAGAGCCCCACACGGCCAGAATCCTGGTCAACGCCGAGGGCATCACCATCCTCAAGCGTTTCTCCGAGGTGGAAGACCTTTATCGGGAGGCCCGTAAGGAGGGCGTGGAGGTCTATTTCTGCGAAAATGCTATGCGGGCCTTTGATATTCCTCGCGAGCTCCTTCCCGAAGGGGCCCGGACCGTGCCCGCAGGGATCAAGGCCCTGGTGGAGTGGCAAAATCAGGGAATGGCCTACGTTAGAGCCTAA
- a CDS encoding spore photoproduct lyase family protein translates to MIQEILVEERALGRRLSEEVLRRAEAQGLPVRVIPSYKEYPFPFRPWPELLDWGKRRLFLLRYSGRFFRPCPGTLRYLCCGYRIFHFGEGCPLDCSYCILQAYFNRPGLKLWANLWEEGWPELEAALREARLRVRLLRLGTGEFADSLALEPLCGVAEELARRFVEIEAPAVLEFKTKVALSEEGLSRLPANPRIILAWSLNTERMSREEERGAASLSARLASAAQAARRGFSVAFHFDPLILFPEAPEAYLSVVDRIFEAVPAERIVWISLGALRFIPDLKEIAEERFPETRILCGEFITGLDGKRRYFRPLRTGIFRLLYRRIREHAPEVCVYLCMESPEVWQEAFGFHPAEKGGLSSMLDEAARRVCGL, encoded by the coding sequence GTGATCCAGGAGATCCTGGTAGAGGAGAGGGCCCTCGGCCGGAGACTCTCGGAGGAGGTCCTCCGGCGGGCCGAGGCCCAGGGCCTTCCCGTAAGGGTCATCCCCTCCTACAAGGAATATCCCTTTCCTTTTCGGCCCTGGCCGGAGCTTCTGGATTGGGGCAAGCGCCGGCTCTTCCTTCTCCGGTATTCCGGGCGCTTTTTCCGTCCCTGCCCCGGGACCCTCCGCTATCTTTGCTGCGGCTACCGAATCTTCCATTTCGGGGAGGGTTGCCCTCTTGACTGCTCCTACTGCATCCTTCAGGCCTACTTTAACCGGCCGGGGCTCAAGCTCTGGGCCAATCTCTGGGAGGAGGGCTGGCCGGAGCTGGAGGCGGCTCTCCGGGAGGCCCGCCTGAGGGTCCGCCTATTGCGTCTGGGCACCGGGGAGTTTGCCGACAGCCTGGCCCTGGAGCCCCTCTGCGGAGTGGCCGAGGAGCTTGCCCGAAGGTTTGTGGAAATAGAAGCCCCGGCGGTGCTGGAGTTCAAGACCAAGGTGGCCCTTTCCGAGGAGGGGCTTTCCCGCCTTCCCGCAAACCCCCGGATCATCCTGGCCTGGTCTTTAAACACCGAAAGGATGAGCCGGGAGGAGGAGCGAGGGGCGGCCTCCCTTTCCGCAAGGCTTGCTTCCGCGGCGCAGGCCGCCCGCCGAGGCTTTTCCGTGGCCTTTCACTTCGATCCCCTGATCCTTTTTCCCGAGGCCCCGGAGGCCTACCTTTCCGTGGTGGACCGGATCTTTGAGGCTGTACCCGCCGAGCGCATCGTCTGGATCAGCCTGGGGGCCCTGCGCTTTATCCCGGACCTCAAGGAGATCGCCGAAGAGCGCTTTCCGGAAACACGCATTTTATGCGGGGAATTTATCACCGGGCTTGACGGGAAACGCCGTTACTTTCGGCCGCTGCGCACGGGGATCTTCCGGCTCCTTTACCGGCGCATCCGGGAACACGCCCCGGAGGTTTGCGTCTATCTCTGTATGGAAAGTCCGGAGGTCTGGCAGGAGGCCTTCGGCTTCCACCCGGCTGAAAAGGGAGGGCTTTCTTCCATGCTCGATGAGGCCGCCCGCCGGGTCTGTGGCCTCTAG
- a CDS encoding Wzz/FepE/Etk N-terminal domain-containing protein, producing the protein MAEEKRETPVCPAAGPFYTAEDEIDLYELFLVLWRRKGVVVFTFLIFVLAAALYAFLSPPVYRQTVLIKLPLNNMPLNNMPLLSANEAKEIVLSLENLLKEHDYNRLARFLKIKEDEAREIVEISPQTLRKSENLLKVSIETRNRELLPKISTQLVAFINENPYLREKIRVWEQTLDQKEHAISSRLASLEHLKNYILSEIQKGKLRLLGFNPLDLEGFILDLKQQLEIIKAQRELISGAELVVSGALPRRPAKPKRALILAVAGVSGLFVGVFLAFFREWWEEARRRYQEEAREKSIR; encoded by the coding sequence ATGGCCGAGGAGAAACGGGAGACTCCGGTCTGCCCGGCAGCAGGGCCCTTTTATACCGCGGAAGATGAGATAGATCTTTACGAACTCTTTCTGGTCCTCTGGCGGCGGAAAGGGGTGGTGGTTTTTACCTTCCTGATTTTCGTCCTTGCCGCCGCCCTCTACGCCTTCCTGAGCCCCCCGGTTTATCGCCAGACGGTTCTCATCAAATTGCCTCTCAATAATATGCCTCTCAATAATATGCCTCTTCTTTCTGCCAACGAGGCTAAAGAGATTGTTCTTTCTTTGGAAAATTTACTGAAAGAGCACGATTATAATAGATTGGCGCGTTTTTTGAAAATAAAGGAAGATGAAGCCCGGGAGATTGTGGAAATATCCCCGCAGACTCTTCGAAAATCGGAAAATCTTCTTAAGGTGTCTATTGAAACCCGGAACCGGGAACTTCTTCCCAAAATTTCTACGCAGTTAGTGGCCTTTATCAATGAAAATCCTTATCTGCGGGAAAAGATTCGGGTCTGGGAGCAGACTCTGGATCAGAAAGAACATGCCATCTCCTCTAGATTGGCCAGTCTGGAACACCTCAAAAACTATATCCTTTCCGAAATACAGAAGGGTAAATTGCGGCTTTTGGGATTTAATCCCCTGGATCTTGAGGGCTTTATCCTGGACCTCAAGCAGCAGTTAGAGATCATTAAGGCCCAGCGGGAGCTTATTTCCGGAGCGGAGTTGGTGGTCTCCGGGGCCCTTCCTCGCCGGCCGGCCAAACCCAAACGGGCCCTGATTCTGGCCGTGGCCGGGGTCTCAGGACTCTTCGTGGGGGTCTTCTTGGCTTTTTTTAGGGAGTGGTGGGAAGAGGCCCGGAGGAGATACCAGGAGGAGGCCCGGGAGAAGAGTATTCGGTGA
- a CDS encoding cytochrome c3 family protein yields MRKVVLLVIFWVFLWVASGQATCKDCHPVKLDSKHAFSCEKCHAGDPRSSKEKEAHQGLIARPAHPRNWERACGRCHARELSALRRAPHYTLAPALNTVLSAFGLPPVKDLQELPEPSSVRSRADLLYDLLRRRCLKCHLFSSGEAYSEARRGTGCAACHLLYAGGKLADHRFQKPSPRNCLHCHYGNRVGWDYYGFFAHDLPHAFRTPLVEGQFPARPWGIEFHEMTPDLHAQRGLSCTDCHGRRELMESGPGKTCLSCHEKVRGRKPFHTPKVLQRVRCESCHAVWMARDEGLYFTLYENPDWEEWQELWVQEDAEIEALFREFFSGKTPRPFTTDKLSGKARRGVWFLTLKRRRYEEVTLGRDARGRISPVRPLLDLHLSWVDAEEEIRLEDWHPQGARELPVTPHTIGPGDTLRALRILRDFGLWENPRK; encoded by the coding sequence ATGAGGAAAGTCGTTCTGCTGGTGATATTTTGGGTCTTCCTTTGGGTGGCTTCGGGGCAGGCCACCTGTAAAGATTGCCATCCGGTAAAGCTCGACTCCAAGCACGCCTTTTCCTGCGAGAAGTGTCATGCCGGAGACCCGAGATCTTCCAAGGAAAAAGAGGCCCACCAGGGGTTGATCGCCCGTCCGGCCCATCCCCGAAACTGGGAGAGGGCCTGTGGAAGGTGCCACGCCCGGGAGCTTTCCGCTCTCCGCCGGGCCCCGCACTACACCCTGGCCCCGGCCCTGAACACGGTCCTTTCGGCCTTTGGTCTTCCTCCGGTGAAAGATCTCCAAGAGCTTCCGGAGCCCTCTTCGGTGCGCTCCCGGGCCGATCTCCTTTACGACCTTTTGCGCCGGCGCTGTCTCAAGTGCCATCTCTTTTCCTCCGGGGAGGCCTATTCCGAGGCCCGAAGGGGCACGGGCTGTGCGGCCTGCCATCTCCTTTATGCCGGAGGAAAGCTTGCGGACCACCGCTTCCAGAAACCCTCCCCCCGCAATTGCCTCCACTGCCATTACGGAAACCGGGTGGGCTGGGACTACTACGGCTTTTTCGCCCACGATCTACCCCACGCCTTCCGCACCCCTTTGGTGGAAGGCCAATTTCCGGCCCGGCCCTGGGGGATCGAGTTTCACGAGATGACCCCGGACCTTCACGCGCAAAGGGGCCTTTCCTGCACAGACTGCCACGGCCGCCGGGAGCTCATGGAGTCCGGCCCGGGGAAGACCTGCCTTTCCTGCCACGAGAAGGTCCGGGGACGCAAGCCCTTCCATACCCCAAAGGTCCTTCAACGGGTGCGCTGCGAGAGCTGTCACGCGGTGTGGATGGCCCGGGACGAGGGCCTCTATTTTACCCTTTACGAAAACCCGGACTGGGAGGAATGGCAGGAGCTCTGGGTGCAGGAGGATGCGGAGATCGAGGCCCTTTTCCGGGAATTCTTTTCCGGAAAGACCCCGAGACCCTTTACCACGGACAAACTCTCCGGGAAGGCCCGGCGAGGGGTGTGGTTTCTCACCCTTAAGCGTCGAAGGTATGAGGAGGTGACCCTGGGCCGGGATGCTCGGGGAAGGATAAGCCCGGTGCGGCCTCTTCTCGATCTCCACCTCTCCTGGGTGGACGCCGAAGAGGAGATTCGCCTTGAGGACTGGCATCCGCAGGGGGCCCGGGAGCTTCCGGTCACCCCGCATACCATCGGTCCCGGAGACACCCTACGGGCCCTCCGGATCCTGAGGGACTTCGGGCTATGGGAAAACCCCCGGAAATAA
- a CDS encoding class I SAM-dependent rRNA methyltransferase: MGKPPEIRVRAEAARRVASGRLWLTRRDLLKVPEIGPGEEVRLLSPEGFFLARGYFNPQSRIPVRIYSREDHPLDRHFLSGALRRALALRQRLYAGEEAFRLVHAEGDGLPGLTVDVYGRAAVVQISTAGMERVREEVLWALKEVLAPEAVILRNDLPVRKEEGLSLYTEVAYGRLSGPLEVRLDGLRFLVDPLRGQKTGFFLDQRENRRFIARLSRDLVVLDLFAYTGAFGLYALSGGARRVFAVERSAEALALAEENARLNGYSQRFFPIQGRVEEFLREAPDAQLVILDPPAFIKSERAREAGRRKYAEVNRLALSALREGFFFTSSCSRFLSAEDLLSLVRRAARGRPLRLLFRHFQAPDHPENPAHPETLYLKGFTFVSG; this comes from the coding sequence ATGGGAAAACCCCCGGAAATAAGGGTGCGGGCCGAGGCGGCCCGCCGGGTGGCCTCCGGAAGGCTCTGGCTTACCCGGCGCGACCTCCTGAAGGTCCCGGAGATAGGGCCAGGCGAAGAGGTGCGCCTCCTTTCTCCGGAGGGCTTTTTCCTCGCCCGGGGCTATTTCAACCCCCAAAGCCGCATCCCGGTAAGGATTTATAGCCGCGAGGACCATCCCCTTGACCGGCATTTTCTCTCCGGGGCCCTGCGCCGGGCTCTGGCCCTCCGGCAGAGGCTCTATGCCGGAGAGGAGGCCTTCCGACTGGTTCACGCCGAAGGGGACGGCCTTCCGGGCCTTACGGTGGATGTTTACGGCCGGGCGGCGGTGGTCCAGATCTCTACCGCGGGTATGGAGCGGGTGCGGGAGGAGGTCCTCTGGGCTCTGAAGGAAGTGCTGGCCCCGGAGGCGGTGATCCTGCGCAACGACCTTCCGGTGCGCAAGGAAGAGGGCCTTTCTCTTTATACCGAGGTGGCTTACGGAAGGCTTTCCGGACCGTTAGAAGTGCGCCTGGACGGCTTGCGTTTCCTGGTAGACCCCCTGCGAGGCCAGAAGACAGGTTTTTTCCTGGATCAGCGGGAAAACCGGCGCTTTATCGCGCGCCTTTCCCGAGATCTGGTGGTGCTGGACCTTTTTGCCTATACCGGGGCCTTCGGCCTTTACGCCCTTTCCGGCGGGGCCCGAAGGGTCTTTGCCGTGGAGCGTTCGGCCGAGGCCCTGGCCCTGGCCGAAGAAAATGCCCGTCTGAACGGCTATAGCCAGCGCTTTTTCCCTATCCAGGGTCGGGTAGAGGAATTTCTGCGGGAGGCCCCGGATGCCCAACTGGTGATCCTGGACCCTCCGGCCTTCATCAAGAGCGAAAGGGCCCGGGAGGCCGGCCGCCGCAAATACGCCGAGGTAAACCGCCTGGCCCTTTCGGCCCTGCGGGAAGGGTTTTTCTTTACCTCTTCCTGTTCACGCTTTCTTTCCGCCGAAGACCTTCTTTCCCTGGTCCGGCGGGCGGCTCGCGGACGGCCTTTGAGGCTCCTTTTCCGCCACTTCCAGGCCCCAGATCATCCGGAAAACCCGGCCCATCCCGAAACCCTTTATCTCAAGGGCTTTACTTTTGTTAGCGGATGA